The genomic window GGTCAGCGACGTGACGCACGTCCTCCCTGACGCGCTGAATGCCGTGCCGGAGGCCCGGATGAACTGGTTGATCGCCAACTGGGCCGATGTCGCCGACGAACTGACCACCGACGCAGGCGATACGCGCCCAGTGAGCGCCGTGACCCTACGGGCCTGCTCCCCCAGCCCGAGCGGTGTATTCGCATTGCCCGGCAACTACGCGGCCCACCTCGGCGAGATCGGCCGGATGACCGTCAGCGGGAAGCGCACCGCTAACGAGATGGGGTTCTTCCTCAAGGCGCCTGCCAGCGTGATCGGTCCGGGCGAGGCAGTCCGACTACCGAAGGGTTCGGACCGTCGCTTCGACCACGAGTGCGAGCTTGCCGCGGTGATTGGCGCCTCCGCGTTCGAGGTGCCTGCCACGCAGGCCGCGGACGTCGTCTTCGGCTACACCTGCGCGGTAGACGTCACGATGCGCATCGACCCGGACGGCCGGCAGGAAGACCGGTCGATGCGCAAGTCGTTCGCCGGTTTCACGCCGATCGGCCCGTACCTGGTCACTGCCGACGAGATCGGTGACCCGCACACGCTGTCCAGCCGCCTGTCGGTGAACGGCCAGCAGCGGCAGTCCGCGCAGACCAGCGCGATGATCGTCGACGTCTGGCAGGCGATCGAGATCATCTCATCGGTCGTGGCGCTG from Mycobacteriales bacterium includes these protein-coding regions:
- a CDS encoding fumarylacetoacetate hydrolase family protein, which codes for MKLAVFDDYRIGVVVGDVVSDVTHVLPDALNAVPEARMNWLIANWADVADELTTDAGDTRPVSAVTLRACSPSPSGVFALPGNYAAHLGEIGRMTVSGKRTANEMGFFLKAPASVIGPGEAVRLPKGSDRRFDHECELAAVIGASAFEVPATQAADVVFGYTCAVDVTMRIDPDGRQEDRSMRKSFAGFTPIGPYLVTADEIGDPHTLSSRLSVNGQQRQSAQTSAMIVDVWQAIEIISSVVALRPGDIVLTGTPEGVGPIVPGDSLEIAIDRVGAMTLAIEERSAISPRTF